The Candidatus Microthrix subdominans DNA window TGAAGGCCGAGGCCGAGGAACTCCACGACGCCGTGGCGGCGGCCGAGCGCGAGCTCGCCATGCTCACCCGTCGCGGCGCCGAGGCGCCCAAACGCATCCGGACCCTCGAGGACCGTCTGGTCGAGGTCAAGTCGCAACTGGCCCAGGCGGTCACGCAGAACGAGAAGCTCACCTTCACGCTGCGCGAAGCCCGCGATCACATCGCTGCGCTGCGCGAGGAGGTCGACAAGCTCACCCGTCCCCCTGCCGGCTACGCCACGCTGCTCGCCTCCAACGACGACGGCACGGTCGACGTGCAGTCCGGGGGTCGCAAGATGCGGGTCGAGGTGTCGCCCGCCGTCGAGGTCGCCGAGCTGCGCCGGGGTGCCGAAGTGGTGCTCAACGAGTCCTACAACGTCGTGATGGTGCGGCCGCCCGACCTGACCGGTGAGGTTGTGACGATCAAGGAGATCCTCGTCGCGGGCGCTCGTGCCCTCGTCGTCGGCCGTGCCGACGAGGAGCGGGTCGCCGAGCTGGCCGATCACCTGGCCGATGCGCCGCTGCGAGCCGGCGACACGATGCTGATGGAGCCGCGTGCGGGCGTGCTCGTCGAGCGATTGCCCCGGCCGGAGGTCGAGGAGTTGGTGCTCGAAGAGGTGCCCGACATCGCCTACACCGACATCGGGGGCTTGGACCGCCAGATCGAATCGATCATGGACGCGGTCGAGCTGCCGTTTCTGCACAGCGAGCTGTTCGCCACCTACGACCTGCCTGCGCCCAAGGGCATTCTCTTGTACGGGCCTCCCGGCTGCGGCAAGACGCTCATCGCCAAGGCCGTGGCCAACTCGTTGTCCAAGCAGGTGGCCCGCACCACCGGCGCCGATGCCCGCAGCTTCTTCCTCAGCATCAAGGGTCCCGAGCTGCTCAACAAGTACGTCGGCGAGACCGAACGTCACATTCGCCTCGTCTTCCAACGGGCCCGCGAGAAGGCGGCCGAGGGCACGCCGGTGATCGTGTTCTTCGACGAGATGGAGAGCCTGTTCCGCACCAGGGGAAGCGGCATCTCCTCCGATATGGAATCGACGATCGTGCCCCAGCTGCTGGCGGAGATCGACGGCGTCGAGGCGCTGCGCAACGTGATCGTGATCGGCGCCTCCAACCGCGAGGACCTGATCGACCCGGCCATCCTGCGGCCGGGCCGCCTCGACGTGAAGATCAAGATCGAACGCCCAGATGCCGAGGCGGCCACCCGCATCTTCGGGGTGTACCTCACCGCCCGTGTACCGATCGCCGAATCGGAGGTCGAGGAGCTGGGGGGCGGCGACCCGGCCAAGGCGCTTCAGGCGATGGCCGAGGCCGCCGTCGAGGAGATGTACCGCGACGACGAGGACAACCAGTTTCTCGAGGTCACCTACCAGAACGGCGACCGCGAGATCATGGGCTTCCGCGACTTCTCGTCCGGCGCGATGATCGAAAACATCGTGCGCCGCTCAAAGAAGCTGGCCATCAAACGGGAGCTGGCCGGCGGTCCGCGCGGGGTGCTCGCGGCCGATCTGGTGGCCTCGGTGCGCCAGGAGTTCCGTGAACACGAGGACCTGCCCAACACGACCAACCCGGACGACTGGGCCAAGATCTCGGGCAAAAAGGGAGAGCGGATCGTGTACGTGCGAACGCTGGTGAGCCATCCCGAGGAGGATGAGCCCGAAGGCGGGCGGGCGATCGAGCGGGTTCAGACCGGCCAGTACCTCTAACATGGCCAGTAGGCCTCTGGGGACACGGACCCGCTGACATGGCCATTCACAAGGTCCTCGGCATCGAGACCGAGTACGGCATCATCGTGCGCAATGCGCCCGAACAGAACCCGATTGCGGCCTCCAGCCTGTTGGTCAACGCCTACGTGAGCGAGGTGGCCCGTGCCGGCACCGGTCCGCGGATCGGCTGGGACTTCGGTGACGAGATGCCCGCCAACGACGCACGCGGGGTGCTCGAGCAGTACGTGCAGCCGCCTGAGGTGGAAACTCACCTGGTCAACGCCGTGCTGACCAACGGGGCACGGTTCTACGTCGACCACGCCCACCCCGAATATTCCTCGCCCGAGGTGGCATCGGCGCGCGATGGCGTGGTGTGGGACCGGGCCGGGGAGGAGGTGTTGCGCCGGGCGATGACCGCCGCCAACGCCATCTTGGAGGACGGCCAGGAGGTGATCGTCCACAAGAACAACTCCGACGGCAAGGGCAACAGCTACGGCACCCACGAGAACTACGTGATGGACCGCAACGTCCCGTTCAACCGGATCGTCGCCCGCGCCACTCCGCACCTGGTCACCCGCCAGGTGTTCTGCGGCGCAGGCAAGGTGGGGAGCGAGCTGCCCGGCCGAAAGGACGTCACCTACCAGCTCAGCCAACGTGCCGACTTCTTCGAGGAGGAGGTTGGCCTCGAAACGACGCTGAAGCGGCCGATCATCAACACCCGGGACGAACCCCACGCCGACCCGCGCCGCTACCGACGCCTACACGTGATCATCGGTGATGCCAACATGTCGGAATGGGCCACCTGGATGAAGCTGGCGACCACCTCGATCGTGCTGGCGATGATCGAGGACGACTGGCCGATGGGCGAGCTTCGGCCGGTGACCCCGGTCGCCACCCTGCGCCACATCAGCTGGGACCTGAGCCTGAGCGAAACCTACGAGACGCTCGATGGTGGCACGATCACGGCGCTGGGGGCCCAGCGGGAGCTGTGCGCGCTGGCGCGTGGTTGGGGCGAGCAGTGCGACACCTCGGCGGTGGGTGGCGACGACGTGCTGGCCGAGGTGCTCGGCGAGTGGGAGCGGGTGCTCGACGACCTGGAACACGACCGCCAGCGCGCCGCCGACCGGGTGGACTGGGTGGCCAAAGGCCGGCTGCTGGGCGGGTTCGCCGAGCGGCACCAGTTGCCACCTGGCGCCCCCAAGCTGCGGGCACTCGACTTGCAATACCACGACATGCGCCCCGATCGCTGCCTGGCCCTCCGGGCCGGCCTGCGCACGCTGGTGAGCGCCGTGGAGGTGGCCGCCGCCGTCGACCTGCCGCCCACCGATACCAGGGCGTGGTTCCGGGGCACCGTGCTCGCACGGTTCACCGATCAGGTGGTGACGGCCAACTGGGATTCGATCGTGTTCGACACCGGTACGTCGTCGCTGTCGCGGGTGCCGATGATGGAGCCCACCCGCGGCACCGAAGCGATCCTGGGCGAGATGGTGGCGTCGAGCGCCGACGCCGCCGAGCTGTTGGCCAAGTTGAACGCTTCGCGCTGACCTGGCTCGCGCTGCCGGCGAGGTGCAAGCTGATCCTGGCCGCCGGTTCTCGGCGGTGCGGGTCGTTCGATTGGCCGTTCACCGGACATCGGCGGTGCGGGTTCATTCGAGTTGGCTGCCGTCGGGTCGGGTGGTGTGCCAGGTGCCGTCGGGGTTGCGGTGGATGGTGAAGCCCTTTTGTTTCCAGCGGTTGTGTTTGCCGCACAACGGTGCCGCGTTTGAGGGGCTGGTTGGGCCACCCTTGCCGTGTTCGTGGAGGTGGTCGATCTCACAGGCGCTGGTCGGGACGGTGCAACCGGGCCAGACACAACAGGTGTGCCCGGCGGTGGCGGCGGTGCGGGCCGAACCGGTGAACCGTCGTGCCCGTCCGAGGTCGATGACGACACCTGCGGCATCGACGATCATGCGGCGGATCTGGGCGGCGAGACCGTCGAGGCTGTTGGTGGCCGCTTCGGTCGGGTCAACGCCGTGACTGTCACCGTTGCGGCACATGTACGTGTCGGGGTCGAACTTGGGTGCCCGGTCGGCGTCGATCGCGTCGAGCATTTCCTCGTAGGCGGCGGCTGACCAGTGGATGTTGTGGACGAACCCGGGTGGGACGGCACCGTCGGGTGCCGATGCTGCGTCTTGGAACAGCCGGTGCAACGCGTCGGCACGGCGTTGGGGTGGGGTGCGTTCCAGGTCGGCGTTGGTGACGGTGTCGCCGAGGCGTGCTTTGGCTTCGGCCCAGTCCGCCCGGAATTCGGCGTCGATGTACCGGTCGAGGATCTCGCGCATCTCGGCACCCTGGATCGACGCGAAGAACCCGGTGAGGTCCCAGGAGTTGTCCCACGGGTTCTGGACCAGTTTGGTGTTGCGGTTGGTGTGATTGCGTTCGTTGGCCGGCTCGGGGCCGTCCTCATCGATCAGGCGTTCCCACTGGCGGGTCTTCGACTCGAACTGCCTGGCCGACAGGATGTTGGCATCGGCAAGGAACTGGTGTTGGCGGGCTTCCATCGCGGGTGCGACCCGAGGATTGGTATGCACCCGGCCCAACAGGTGCATCTGATCGGTTCCGATCTCACCATCGGCCCACGCGTCGGCCAGCTTCGGCAGCGAGCGGCACGCCCTAGCGGTCTTCTCACGTGCCGATGCCTCCGCCCCGGACAGCTTGGCGTGATGCTTGGCCATCACCATGGCCGACGCGTGCCCGTCATCCACATACAGCCCGGCCCGGTCGATCGCACCCACCAACGCCGTGGCCGCAGCGTCAACCTGCCGACGTAACACCTCAACCTCACGCAACCACACGATGGCATCGGGGCCGTCAACCGGCGCCACACCGGCAGCAAACAACCCATCAAGACCCAGGTTGATCCGGTCGATCACCGTCCTCGCGTCAAGCGCCCACACCATCGAACTCATGTACCCCAGTATGAAGAGGACCAGTGACAAGCAAACAGGGTTCTGCGACACTGTGTACGACGTTCGGGCATCTGGCGAACGTGTCGGGGGCTATCCTAGCGGGGATTGATAGCGGGCCTGCAGCGGAACGATTCGACGGCGACGAAGAAGCTGCGATGGCAGCGTCACAGCGGATGGCGCCCGGACGGGAAAATTTGTTGGCGGATCGAATAGCTGAGTTCAATCTGAAGGGTGGGAAAAACACCCTGAGGGGGACCAATGAAGCATCAACACCCGCCCGACACCTCCCGGCGTCGTCTGCTGGCCGCCTTGGCTGGATTGCCCGCTGGCGCTCTGCTCGTCGCCGCTGATTGCAACGCTGTCACCACCCCACCCCCCGGGTCGACCACGTCGACGACCGGCACAGCCACGACGACGGCGACACCGACGACGGTCGGGTTGCGACGCCCGTCTCGTGGACCCAGCCGATGGTCGACTCGGGCGCCGACGGCCTGTGGGTGCCCCAGGGCTGGAGCGCCACCGTGTTGGCCCGTACCGGTGAGAAGGTGGGCTCCACCAACTACGTGTGGTCGGCCGCCCCCGATGGCGCCGCCTCGTTCGTCGATCCGGGTGGCGTGGGGTGGTGGGTGGCGATCAACCACGAGGCCAGCTCCCGCAGCGGCGGTGGGGCGAGCGCCATCCATCTTTCCGAGGACGGCGAAGTGATCGCCGCACATCGCATCATCGGCGGCAGCTCCTACAACTGCGCCGGTGGCGCCACCCCGTGGGGCACTTGGCTCTCGGGCGAGGAGGTTGTTCGGGGGCGTATCTGGGAGGCCAACCCGACGATCGCGAACAGCGGTGAGCTGCGACCAGCGATGGGCGTCTTCGCCCACGAGGCGGCGGCGGTGGACGAAGCCCGTAAGGGGATCTACATGACCGAGGACCAGCCCGACGGTCGCCTCTACCGCTTCACACCAAGGTCGTGGCCCAACCTGAACGCTGGAACCCTCGAGGTGGCCGTCGTGAGCGGTGGCACCATCGGTGGCACGGGGTCGGTCGCCTGGGCCGAGGTGCCCGACCCGTCAGCGGCGACGACCGACACCCGTGCTCAGGTGGCCGAGTCCACCCCGTATGCGGGCGGGGAGGGCATCGCATTCGGCCACGGCAAGATCTTCTTCTCGACCAAGCACGACAACACGGTGTGGGCCTATGACCCGGCCAGCAGTGTGATGACGATCGTGTACCGGGCCGGCGCCGGCGCCGTGTTGACCGGGGTGGACAACCTGTGGTGGGACGACCTGTCCTCCACGCTGTTGACCGCCGAGGACGGCGGCAACATGGAGTTGGTTGCGCTAGGCCTCGATGGCTCGGCCGTTCCGATCCTGCGGGCCGAGGGTCATGGTGGCTCGGAGATCACCGGCCCCACCGTCTCACCGAATCGCCGGTTCATGACGCTGTCCAGCCAGCGGGGGAGCGCCAACTCGATTGGGGTGACCTGGCTGGTCGAGGGCGCCTTCCCGTCGCGCTGACCCGGGACGGGAACTGCGCCGCCACGTCGGCCTGACGACGAGGCTTCGAGTTGGTCGGCGCGTTCCGCCAGACGCGTGTGGGCGAGATACGCGGGGGAGGCCGCTTACCCGCGCTAAAAAGTCACACGGCTGGACTAAGTTGCGGCCTGACCCAGGAGGGCTGATGGCCGAACGAGAAACACAGCGCAAGGCGACACCATCCCGTCAGGCGGAGGATGAACAGGTCGATGAGGCAGTGCCCGGTGGCCAGGCGGCCGAGACCGGCGAGCGGCTGAAGGCCGAGCTCGATGATCTTCTCGACGAGATCGACGAAGTCCTCGAGACCAACGCCGAGGACTTCGTGAAGTCCTACGTGCAAAAGGGCGGCGAGTAAGCACAGGTGGGGGAGCGATGAGTCCGCAGCACCCACCCGATTCGTCCCGGCGTCGGCTGCTGGCCGCCTTGGCCGGAGCGCCGATCGGCGCCTTGCTCGTCGGCGCCGGCTGCAGCTCCGATGGCGGCGACACCGCGTCCACGTCCGGTTCAAAGAAGAAGACGACGACGTCCACCTCGACGAACGGAGTGCCAACGTCCGCGCCGTCGACCCCGGCGTCGTGGTCCAAGCCGACGATCGACTCCGGTGCCGACGGCCTGTTGGTGCCCGCCGGGTGGAGCGCCACCGTGCTGGCCCGTACCGGCGAGAAGGTCGGCTCGACCAACTACGTCTGGTCGCCGGCGCCCGACGGCGCCGCCACGTTCGCCGACCCGGACGACGACGGTTGGTGGGTGGCCATCAACCACGAGGCCGCCTCCGACAACGGTGGCGGCGCAAGCGCCATCCATCTGTCCGACGACGGCAAGGTGATCGCCGCCCATCGCATCCTCGGTGGCACCACCCTCAACTGCGCCGGTGGCCCCACCCCTTGGGGCACCTGGCTGTCGGGCGAGGAGTTTGACCAGGGTCGTGTGTGGGAGGCCGATCCGACCGTCGAGAACAGCGGCGAGGCTCGGCCGGCGTTGGGCGTGTTCAAGCACGAGGCCGCAGGGGTGGACGAGGCCGGCAAGGCGGTCTACCTGACCGAGGACCAGCCCGACGGTCGCTTCTACCGCTTCACTCCGTCGTCGTGGCCCGATCTGGGCGCCGGCACCCTCGAGGTTGCGGTGGTGAAGGGCGGAAGCATCGACGGCACCGGAGCGGTGACGTGGGCGGAGGTGCCCGACCCGTCGGCGGCGGAAATGGCCACGCGAACCCAGGTGGCCGACTCCACCCCGTATGCGGGCGGGGAGGGCATCGCGCTCGGCGACGGCAAGATCTTCTTCTCGACCAAGCTGGACAACACGGTGTGGGCCTACGACCCGGCCAGCAACGAGATGTCGATCGTTTACCGGGCAAGCGGAGACGGCGCCACCGGAGACGGGGACGTGCTGACCGGCGTCGACAACCTGTGGTGGGACGGTCCGTCGGCAACGCTGTTGACCGCCGAGGACGGCGGCAATATGGAGCTGGTTGCACTCGGCCTCGATGGCTCCGCCGTCCCGATCCTGCGGGTCGAGGGTCACGATGGCTCGGAGATCACCGGCCCCACCGTGTCACCCGACCGCAAGTTCATGACCCTGTCCAGCCAACGGGGGCGCAAGGACTCGATCGGGGTGACCTGGCTGGTCGAGGGCCCGCTGCCGTCGGTCTAACCGGGGCGTCGGGTCCTCGCCGCTACGCTGACTGGCGATGAACCTCCCCACCTTCTCGCCGGGTGACGACCCAGGCCCCGACTTTGCCCGACTGGTGCGCAACAGCGGCCTGAGCGCACCCGTCCCCTCGGGCGACGCCACCCTTGCCGTCCCGCACGGTACGACGTGTCTGGCGGTCCGCTTCGCAGACGGCGTGATCATGGCCGGTGATCGTCGGGCCACCTCGGGCAACCTGATCAGCCACCGCAACATCGAGAAGGTCTTCCCCGGCGACCGCTACAGCGGCGTCGCCATCGCCGGTGCGGCAGGTCCGGCCGTGCAGATGGTCCGGCTGTTCCAGCTGCAACTCGAGCACTACGAGAAGGTGGAAGGCGATCACCTGTCACTGGAGGGCAAGGCCAACCAGCTGAGCCAGATGGTGGCCCAGCACCTGCCGATGGCCATGCAGGGCCTGGCGGTCGTACCGATCTTCGCCGGTTACGACCTGAAGCGAGGCGAGGGCCGGCTGTTCCAGTACGACGTGACCGGCGGGCGCTACGAGGAGGCCGATCACACGGCCACCGGGTCGGGCAGCCTGCACGCCGGCACCGTCGTCAAGATGGGCTGGAGGCGAGACCTGAGCGAGGCCGCCGCCGTCGACCTCGTGCTCGAAGCGCTCTACCAGGCGGCCGAGGAGGACTCGGCCACCGGGGGCCCCGACCTGTTGCGGGGTATCTACCCGATCGTGGCCACCATCACCGCCCGCGGCTTCGAACGCATCGACGACTCGGGCCTGGCCGAGCGCACCGAGGCACTCATCGAGCGCCTGCGGGAACGGCGCTAGCGCCGCCCGGCGCCGCTGACCCATGTCCCCCGCACCCTCCCTACGTTTGTCTTCGATCGGAGCACCATGACCCAGCCGTTCTACGTCGCCCCCGAGCAGGTGATGAAGGACCGGGCCGATTACGCCCGCAAGGGGATCGCCCGCGGTCGCAGCCTGATCGGCATGTCCTGTGACGAGGCCATCCTGATCTGTGCGGAGAACCCCAGCCGCCTGCTGCGCAAGATCTACGAGATTTACGACCGCATCGCCTTTGCCGGCGTCGGCAAATACAACGAGTTCGACCAGCTCCGCATCGCCGGGGTGCGCAGCGCCGACCTCAAGGGCTACGCCTACAGCCGTGAGGACGTGGACGGGCGCAGCCTGGCCAACGGCTATGCCCAGAGCCTGGGCAACGTCTTCACCCACGAGATGAAGCCGATGGAGGTGGAGATCCTGATCGCCGAGGTGTCGAACGGGCCCGACGATGACCGGCTGTTCCACATCCTCTACGACGGCACACTGATCGACGAGGCCAGCTTCACCGTGTTGGGCGGTGACGCCGAGGCGGTTCGGAACCGGGTGGCCAGCGAGTTCGAAGCCACGCCGAGCTTGGCGGACGGCCTGCGACTGGCCGCTTTGGCCCTGGCCGGGCCCGACCGCAGCCTGTCGGCGGGCGACCTGGAGGTGGCGGTGCTGGACCGCAACGTCGAGCATCGGGCATTTCGCCGGCTGACCGTTGACGAGGTCGCCGAACTGCTCGGCGGTGAGGTGGGCGGGAGCGACCAGTCCGGTTCCGGTAATGGGGCGTCCGACGTCGAGGAGATACCCCTCGCTGCAACGGTCACCACCGATACCGGTGCCACCGACCTGTCGACCGCCGAAACCGACGCATCGGCGGAGGCCGAGAACGACGACGAGAAGGCCCCGGAGGCCGACTCGGACGACGGCACCTGAAGACCGGCTCCAAAAACGGCTGGGCCTGAGTAGCCTGCGGTCGATGCAGCGCCGGATCATGGGGATCGAGACCGAGTACGGCGTGACCTGCACCCTGCGCGGCCAACGACGGCTCAGTCCGGACGAGGTGGCCCGCTACCTGTTCCGGCGGGTGGTCAGCTGGGGCCGCTCCTCCAATGTTTTTCTGGCCAACGGCGCCCGCCTGTACCTCGATGTCGGCTCGCACCCCGAGTACGCCACGCCCGAGTGCGACTCGTTGACCGACCTGATCGCCCATGACAAGGCCGGCGAGCGCATCCTCGAACAGCTCCTGGGTTCGGCCGAACAGCGCCTGCACGACGAGGGCATCCGCGGTGACGTCTATCTGTTCCGCAACAACACCGACTCGGCCGGCAACTCCTACGGCTGCCACGAGAACTACCTGACCAACCGCTCGGAGGACCTGGCCCATTACACCGAGGTGCTCATCCCGTTCCTGGTCAGCCGGCAGATCTATGCCGGTGCTGGCAAGGTGATCACGACCAGTCGGGGATCACACTTCTCGGTGTCCCAGCGGGCCGAGCACATCTGGGAGGGGGTCAGCTCAGCCACCACCCGCAGCCGCCCGATCATCAACACCCGCGATGAGCCGCACGCGGACGCCGAGCGGTTTCGACGCCTTCACGTCATCGTCGGCGACACCAACATGTCGGAATACTCCACCTATTTGAAGGTGGGGGCAACGATGTTGATGTTGCGCATGCTCGAGGACCCGACGGTGGTGCTGCGTGACATGACCCTGGAGAATCCGATCCGGGCGATTCGCGAGATCAGCCACGACCTCACCGGCCGCACCCGGGTGCGTCTGGCCAACGGGCGCGAGGCCTCAGCGCTCGACATCCAAGGGGAGTATCTCAACCGGGCCCTTCGGTACGCCGCCAGCCACGAGCTCAACCCGCAGGAAAAGCAGGCGCTGGCGATGTGGGAGCACGTCATGGTCGGCCTCGAGGACGATCCGATGACGCTCAACACCGAGCTCGACTGGGTGATCAAGTACCAGCTGGTCGAGGCCTA harbors:
- the arc gene encoding proteasome ATPase; amino-acid sequence: MTASDETRRLKAEAEELHDAVAAAERELAMLTRRGAEAPKRIRTLEDRLVEVKSQLAQAVTQNEKLTFTLREARDHIAALREEVDKLTRPPAGYATLLASNDDGTVDVQSGGRKMRVEVSPAVEVAELRRGAEVVLNESYNVVMVRPPDLTGEVVTIKEILVAGARALVVGRADEERVAELADHLADAPLRAGDTMLMEPRAGVLVERLPRPEVEELVLEEVPDIAYTDIGGLDRQIESIMDAVELPFLHSELFATYDLPAPKGILLYGPPGCGKTLIAKAVANSLSKQVARTTGADARSFFLSIKGPELLNKYVGETERHIRLVFQRAREKAAEGTPVIVFFDEMESLFRTRGSGISSDMESTIVPQLLAEIDGVEALRNVIVIGASNREDLIDPAILRPGRLDVKIKIERPDAEAATRIFGVYLTARVPIAESEVEELGGGDPAKALQAMAEAAVEEMYRDDEDNQFLEVTYQNGDREIMGFRDFSSGAMIENIVRRSKKLAIKRELAGGPRGVLAADLVASVRQEFREHEDLPNTTNPDDWAKISGKKGERIVYVRTLVSHPEEDEPEGGRAIERVQTGQYL
- a CDS encoding proteasome accessory factor PafA2; translation: MAIHKVLGIETEYGIIVRNAPEQNPIAASSLLVNAYVSEVARAGTGPRIGWDFGDEMPANDARGVLEQYVQPPEVETHLVNAVLTNGARFYVDHAHPEYSSPEVASARDGVVWDRAGEEVLRRAMTAANAILEDGQEVIVHKNNSDGKGNSYGTHENYVMDRNVPFNRIVARATPHLVTRQVFCGAGKVGSELPGRKDVTYQLSQRADFFEEEVGLETTLKRPIINTRDEPHADPRRYRRLHVIIGDANMSEWATWMKLATTSIVLAMIEDDWPMGELRPVTPVATLRHISWDLSLSETYETLDGGTITALGAQRELCALARGWGEQCDTSAVGGDDVLAEVLGEWERVLDDLEHDRQRAADRVDWVAKGRLLGGFAERHQLPPGAPKLRALDLQYHDMRPDRCLALRAGLRTLVSAVEVAAAVDLPPTDTRAWFRGTVLARFTDQVVTANWDSIVFDTGTSSLSRVPMMEPTRGTEAILGEMVASSADAAELLAKLNASR
- a CDS encoding DUF222 domain-containing protein, translated to MSSMVWALDARTVIDRINLGLDGLFAAGVAPVDGPDAIVWLREVEVLRRQVDAAATALVGAIDRAGLYVDDGHASAMVMAKHHAKLSGAEASAREKTARACRSLPKLADAWADGEIGTDQMHLLGRVHTNPRVAPAMEARQHQFLADANILSARQFESKTRQWERLIDEDGPEPANERNHTNRNTKLVQNPWDNSWDLTGFFASIQGAEMREILDRYIDAEFRADWAEAKARLGDTVTNADLERTPPQRRADALHRLFQDAASAPDGAVPPGFVHNIHWSAAAYEEMLDAIDADRAPKFDPDTYMCRNGDSHGVDPTEAATNSLDGLAAQIRRMIVDAAGVVIDLGRARRFTGSARTAATAGHTCCVWPGCTVPTSACEIDHLHEHGKGGPTSPSNAAPLCGKHNRWKQKGFTIHRNPDGTWHTTRPDGSQLE
- a CDS encoding DUF839 domain-containing protein, which translates into the protein MQRCHHPTPRVDHVDDRHSHDDGDTDDGRVATPVSWTQPMVDSGADGLWVPQGWSATVLARTGEKVGSTNYVWSAAPDGAASFVDPGGVGWWVAINHEASSRSGGGASAIHLSEDGEVIAAHRIIGGSSYNCAGGATPWGTWLSGEEVVRGRIWEANPTIANSGELRPAMGVFAHEAAAVDEARKGIYMTEDQPDGRLYRFTPRSWPNLNAGTLEVAVVSGGTIGGTGSVAWAEVPDPSAATTDTRAQVAESTPYAGGEGIAFGHGKIFFSTKHDNTVWAYDPASSVMTIVYRAGAGAVLTGVDNLWWDDLSSTLLTAEDGGNMELVALGLDGSAVPILRAEGHGGSEITGPTVSPNRRFMTLSSQRGSANSIGVTWLVEGAFPSR
- a CDS encoding ubiquitin-like protein Pup, with the protein product MAERETQRKATPSRQAEDEQVDEAVPGGQAAETGERLKAELDDLLDEIDEVLETNAEDFVKSYVQKGGE
- a CDS encoding DUF839 domain-containing protein; the encoded protein is MSPQHPPDSSRRRLLAALAGAPIGALLVGAGCSSDGGDTASTSGSKKKTTTSTSTNGVPTSAPSTPASWSKPTIDSGADGLLVPAGWSATVLARTGEKVGSTNYVWSPAPDGAATFADPDDDGWWVAINHEAASDNGGGASAIHLSDDGKVIAAHRILGGTTLNCAGGPTPWGTWLSGEEFDQGRVWEADPTVENSGEARPALGVFKHEAAGVDEAGKAVYLTEDQPDGRFYRFTPSSWPDLGAGTLEVAVVKGGSIDGTGAVTWAEVPDPSAAEMATRTQVADSTPYAGGEGIALGDGKIFFSTKLDNTVWAYDPASNEMSIVYRASGDGATGDGDVLTGVDNLWWDGPSATLLTAEDGGNMELVALGLDGSAVPILRVEGHDGSEITGPTVSPDRKFMTLSSQRGRKDSIGVTWLVEGPLPSV
- the prcB gene encoding proteasome subunit beta — protein: MNLPTFSPGDDPGPDFARLVRNSGLSAPVPSGDATLAVPHGTTCLAVRFADGVIMAGDRRATSGNLISHRNIEKVFPGDRYSGVAIAGAAGPAVQMVRLFQLQLEHYEKVEGDHLSLEGKANQLSQMVAQHLPMAMQGLAVVPIFAGYDLKRGEGRLFQYDVTGGRYEEADHTATGSGSLHAGTVVKMGWRRDLSEAAAVDLVLEALYQAAEEDSATGGPDLLRGIYPIVATITARGFERIDDSGLAERTEALIERLRERR
- the prcA gene encoding proteasome subunit alpha, which produces MTQPFYVAPEQVMKDRADYARKGIARGRSLIGMSCDEAILICAENPSRLLRKIYEIYDRIAFAGVGKYNEFDQLRIAGVRSADLKGYAYSREDVDGRSLANGYAQSLGNVFTHEMKPMEVEILIAEVSNGPDDDRLFHILYDGTLIDEASFTVLGGDAEAVRNRVASEFEATPSLADGLRLAALALAGPDRSLSAGDLEVAVLDRNVEHRAFRRLTVDEVAELLGGEVGGSDQSGSGNGASDVEEIPLAATVTTDTGATDLSTAETDASAEAENDDEKAPEADSDDGT
- the pafA gene encoding Pup--protein ligase, with amino-acid sequence MQRRIMGIETEYGVTCTLRGQRRLSPDEVARYLFRRVVSWGRSSNVFLANGARLYLDVGSHPEYATPECDSLTDLIAHDKAGERILEQLLGSAEQRLHDEGIRGDVYLFRNNTDSAGNSYGCHENYLTNRSEDLAHYTEVLIPFLVSRQIYAGAGKVITTSRGSHFSVSQRAEHIWEGVSSATTRSRPIINTRDEPHADAERFRRLHVIVGDTNMSEYSTYLKVGATMLMLRMLEDPTVVLRDMTLENPIRAIREISHDLTGRTRVRLANGREASALDIQGEYLNRALRYAASHELNPQEKQALAMWEHVMVGLEDDPMTLNTELDWVIKYQLVEAYRERHGLDPGDARLALLDLQYHDIDRTRSVFYKLQRRGLVERMVDDYAIAEAVDLAPQTTRARLRGEFIRRAKERKRDYTVDWVHLKLNDQTQRSVLCKDPFLAHDERVEHLIDSL